One genomic segment of Thermoanaerobaculia bacterium includes these proteins:
- a CDS encoding response regulator, which translates to MAKVLLVEDDADLRESLIELLDSEGFDAVGAANGFEAVELLRHEPRPDLILLDLMMPVMNGWAFLKYRNEHPILSNVPVVVTTAWNEVPGEAEVIGVQGYLRKPLVPQEVVEIVHKHCG; encoded by the coding sequence ATGGCCAAAGTGCTGCTGGTCGAAGACGACGCCGACCTTCGCGAGAGTCTGATCGAGCTGCTCGACTCGGAAGGTTTCGACGCTGTCGGGGCGGCCAACGGGTTCGAGGCGGTCGAGCTCCTGCGCCACGAGCCTCGCCCCGACCTCATCCTTCTCGATCTGATGATGCCGGTCATGAACGGCTGGGCCTTCCTCAAATATCGGAACGAGCACCCAATACTCTCGAACGTTCCCGTCGTGGTGACGACCGCCTGGAACGAGGTTCCCGGCGAGGCGGAAGTCATCGGCGTCCAGGGATATCTGCGCAAGCCGCTCGTCCCGCAGGAAGTCGTGGAGATCGTCCACAAACACTGCGGCTGA